In the genome of Candidatus Saccharibacteria bacterium oral taxon 488, one region contains:
- the atpG gene encoding ATP synthase F1 subunit gamma gives MPNTRALKNRIRSVDSTKQITKAMQLVAASKMRRAQEADKASAPYTMAAEELLSYLASQGATDNHPLFRRRKITKRLIVVIASDKGLAGAYNTNVLKKYLELLKRDDERGIENLTLTIGRRASQFASRLKDTKIIGTYEDLPDQPSGLTFHTILNTAISMFENGEVDAVTLVYTRFVNSMVQTAELSRLLPAGTKALIDPSEVSNTVSDAKYEPSIPEVLDAVANRLTGARLLQALLDARASEHSMRMMAMKNATDNASDLVDDLTLAMNKARQGAITQELAEISGGVEAMEQ, from the coding sequence ATGCCTAATACCCGCGCATTGAAAAATCGCATTCGCTCGGTGGATTCGACCAAGCAAATCACCAAGGCGATGCAATTGGTGGCGGCCAGCAAAATGCGCCGCGCCCAAGAGGCGGACAAGGCATCAGCTCCCTACACCATGGCGGCTGAGGAATTGCTGAGTTACCTAGCCAGCCAAGGTGCGACCGACAATCACCCGCTGTTTAGGCGCCGCAAAATTACCAAGCGCTTGATCGTCGTCATCGCCAGCGACAAGGGTCTGGCTGGCGCATATAACACCAATGTCTTGAAGAAATATCTGGAGCTGCTGAAGCGCGACGATGAGCGCGGCATTGAGAATCTAACCTTGACAATTGGGCGTCGGGCGTCGCAGTTTGCCTCGCGCCTGAAGGATACGAAGATTATCGGTACGTACGAGGACTTGCCAGATCAGCCGTCGGGACTGACCTTTCATACGATTTTGAACACTGCCATTAGTATGTTTGAGAATGGCGAGGTTGACGCGGTGACGCTGGTGTACACGCGGTTTGTCAATAGTATGGTGCAGACGGCGGAGCTGTCGCGCTTGCTGCCGGCGGGCACTAAAGCCTTAATTGATCCGAGCGAGGTCTCGAACACAGTTTCTGATGCCAAGTACGAGCCGAGCATTCCGGAAGTGCTGGACGCCGTGGCGAATCGTTTGACGGGTGCGCGGCTACTCCAGGCGCTGCTGGATGCCCGCGCTAGTGAGCACTCCATGCGGATGATGGCCATGAAGAATGCCACCGACAATGCGTCTGATCTGGTGGATGACTTGACGCTAGCGATGAACAAAGCCCGTCAAGGTGCAATCACCCAAGAGTTGGCCGAAATTTCTGGCGGCGTGGAGGCGATGGAACAATGA
- a CDS encoding NUDIX domain-containing protein codes for MNNTTLFVSTVVVKDGKLLVVQEGKDNYGQLGTWNFPAGHVEPGEGLVEAAVREAKEESGYTVAIDGVLSVLLKNVDSCMSLVVFFLGHIADDFLVAREEGIQQVDFVTLEALEKLNLRFPDDMIEPARRALSDKSYSLDIIMDYQEV; via the coding sequence ATGAATAACACAACCCTATTCGTCAGTACTGTTGTCGTAAAAGACGGCAAGCTATTGGTTGTTCAGGAGGGCAAAGATAACTACGGGCAATTAGGCACGTGGAATTTTCCGGCGGGACATGTCGAGCCGGGCGAAGGTTTGGTGGAGGCGGCGGTGCGCGAAGCGAAGGAAGAATCTGGCTATACAGTTGCAATTGACGGTGTTCTGTCGGTGCTGCTGAAGAATGTCGATTCCTGTATGTCGCTGGTTGTGTTTTTTCTGGGACACATTGCCGATGATTTTCTTGTCGCGCGCGAAGAAGGAATCCAGCAGGTTGACTTCGTGACGTTAGAGGCTTTAGAGAAACTGAACTTACGCTTTCCTGATGATATGATAGAACCAGCTCGTCGAGCATTGTCGGATAAGAGTTATTCTTTGGATATAATTATGGATTATCAGGAAGTATAG
- the atpD gene encoding F0F1 ATP synthase subunit beta — translation MSKTLGKIIQIVGVVVDVEFPRDVKLPAIYDALHVKNGKETLVLEVAQHLDEHTVRTIALSSTDGLARGADVVATGAPISVPVGAETQGRMFNVVGEAIDEKPQPKGKTAPIHRPAPDLSEQSNKTEILETGIKVVDLIAPLAKGGKAGLFAGAGVGKTVLITELINNIAKFHSGNSVFAGVGERTREGNDLYYEMEEAGVLDKTSLVFGQMNEPPGARLRVALSGLAMAEAFRDEGKDVLLFIDNIYRYTQAGAEVSALLGRLPSAVGYQPNLQQEMGALQERITSTKKGSITSVQAVYVPADDLTDPAPATTFAHLDATIVMNRALTEIGIYPAVDVLDSSSNSLDPEIVGEEHYRVAREVQRVLQQYKELQDIIAILGMEELSDDQKQIVARARRIQRFLAQPFHVAEKFTGNPGVYVKLEDTIRDAADILAGKYDDKPESWFYMVQGTLADQVARDAERAKQPEVKKD, via the coding sequence ATGAGTAAAACACTAGGAAAAATTATTCAAATTGTTGGCGTGGTGGTCGATGTGGAGTTTCCGCGCGACGTTAAATTACCGGCAATTTATGATGCGTTGCATGTCAAGAATGGCAAAGAGACGCTGGTGTTGGAGGTAGCGCAGCACCTGGACGAGCACACCGTGCGGACGATCGCGCTGTCGTCGACTGACGGGTTGGCTCGTGGTGCGGACGTGGTGGCGACTGGTGCGCCGATTTCTGTGCCAGTGGGCGCCGAGACTCAGGGGCGTATGTTCAATGTGGTCGGTGAAGCGATTGATGAAAAGCCGCAGCCAAAGGGCAAAACCGCGCCAATTCACCGCCCTGCTCCGGATCTGTCTGAGCAGTCGAACAAGACGGAGATTTTGGAAACTGGAATTAAGGTTGTCGACCTCATCGCACCGCTGGCCAAAGGTGGTAAAGCTGGTCTGTTCGCCGGTGCTGGTGTCGGTAAAACCGTCCTAATCACCGAGCTGATCAACAACATCGCTAAGTTCCACTCTGGTAACTCGGTCTTTGCCGGCGTTGGTGAGCGTACTCGCGAAGGAAATGACTTGTACTACGAAATGGAAGAAGCCGGCGTGCTGGACAAGACTTCGCTGGTGTTTGGTCAGATGAACGAGCCACCTGGAGCACGTTTGCGCGTAGCGCTCTCGGGTCTAGCGATGGCCGAAGCCTTTCGTGACGAAGGCAAAGACGTGCTGCTGTTTATCGACAATATTTACCGCTACACCCAGGCTGGTGCTGAGGTGTCGGCATTGCTCGGTCGTTTGCCAAGCGCCGTGGGCTATCAGCCAAACTTGCAGCAAGAAATGGGTGCCCTGCAGGAGCGTATTACTTCAACGAAAAAGGGTTCGATCACCTCTGTTCAGGCGGTGTATGTGCCGGCTGACGACTTGACCGACCCAGCGCCAGCGACCACCTTCGCCCACCTGGATGCGACCATCGTGATGAACCGTGCCTTGACGGAAATTGGTATCTACCCAGCTGTCGATGTGTTGGATTCTAGCTCTAATTCGTTGGATCCAGAAATCGTTGGTGAGGAACACTACCGCGTGGCGCGCGAAGTTCAGCGAGTGCTGCAGCAGTACAAGGAACTACAGGACATCATCGCCATCCTCGGTATGGAAGAATTGTCAGACGACCAGAAACAAATCGTTGCTCGGGCTCGTCGTATCCAGCGCTTCCTGGCGCAGCCATTCCACGTGGCTGAGAAGTTTACTGGCAATCCAGGCGTGTACGTTAAGTTAGAGGATACTATCCGCGACGCTGCCGACATCTTGGCCGGTAAATACGACGACAAGCCAGAAAGCTGGTTCTACATGGTACAAGGCACCTTGGCTGACCAGGTAGCTCGCGATGCCGAACGTGCAAAGCAACCAGAGGTAAAGAAGGACTAG
- the atpC gene encoding ATP synthase F1 subunit epsilon, whose protein sequence is MNLKLVTLGGVKLDETVYSVTIPTIDGEISVLPSHEPLVTVAKDGVITVRWRQEDSDNQLEYFAISGGVVKIDYSSVQILVDEADHGDDIIEAETQAALERAIKARDEAGDQVEREKAKQLIDRHMVRLKVADLHRRKRRR, encoded by the coding sequence ATGAATTTGAAGCTGGTAACGCTCGGTGGTGTCAAGCTGGATGAAACGGTCTACTCGGTAACTATTCCGACGATTGACGGCGAGATTTCGGTGCTACCGAGCCACGAGCCGCTGGTGACGGTGGCCAAGGACGGCGTGATCACCGTGCGCTGGCGTCAAGAAGATTCTGATAATCAGTTGGAGTATTTCGCAATTTCCGGCGGCGTGGTGAAAATTGATTATTCATCGGTGCAAATCCTGGTGGACGAGGCTGATCATGGCGACGACATCATCGAGGCGGAGACTCAGGCGGCCCTGGAGCGTGCCATCAAAGCCCGCGACGAGGCCGGCGACCAAGTCGAACGCGAGAAAGCCAAACAGCTCATCGACCGGCACATGGTACGGCTAAAGGTAGCAGATCTTCATCGGCGCAAGCGACGGCGGTAG
- a CDS encoding tRNA-dihydrouridine synthase yields the protein MNMTCWDNLPQPFFILAPMEAVTDVVFRHVVKRAGAPDVFFTEFANATGWVHAGDKAIAGRLVKTDDEHPLVAQIWGGEPGDMEQFAAHCAKLGFDGIDINMGCPAKSAIKSGGAALIRRPDVAVAAIAAAKTAGLPVSVKTRLGYSRVDEWKEWLGTLLAQDLANLTIHLRTKKEMSKVPAHYELIDDIIKLRDEIAPQTLLTINGDIRNRAHGEELARQHPGVNGLMIGRGVFSDPFCFRRAANLSSVSEYSLRVASPARGVRLTGLDAPITASSTEDRLAAHHKSELIALLHYHLDLFDHYQPTLGRPYETLKRFFKIYIRDFDGAKELREQLMHTTSTDDVRQLLDNR from the coding sequence ATGAACATGACATGTTGGGACAATCTGCCGCAGCCATTTTTTATCTTGGCGCCGATGGAAGCCGTCACTGACGTGGTGTTTCGCCATGTCGTGAAAAGGGCAGGCGCACCCGACGTGTTTTTCACCGAGTTTGCCAATGCCACCGGCTGGGTGCATGCTGGCGACAAAGCTATCGCCGGGCGGCTCGTCAAGACCGACGACGAGCATCCGCTGGTCGCCCAAATCTGGGGCGGCGAGCCGGGCGATATGGAGCAATTTGCTGCCCATTGCGCCAAGCTCGGCTTTGACGGTATCGACATCAATATGGGCTGCCCCGCCAAATCCGCCATCAAAAGCGGGGGAGCAGCGCTCATCCGCCGACCCGACGTGGCGGTCGCCGCCATCGCCGCCGCCAAAACTGCAGGACTGCCAGTCAGCGTCAAAACACGGCTCGGCTATTCACGCGTTGACGAGTGGAAAGAATGGCTGGGCACGCTACTGGCACAGGACCTCGCCAACCTAACCATCCACCTCCGTACCAAAAAAGAAATGAGTAAAGTCCCAGCCCATTACGAGCTCATCGACGACATCATCAAGCTACGCGACGAAATCGCCCCGCAGACGCTACTAACCATCAATGGCGACATCCGCAACCGCGCTCACGGCGAAGAGCTCGCCCGCCAGCACCCCGGCGTCAATGGCCTGATGATCGGGCGGGGAGTTTTTAGCGATCCGTTTTGCTTTAGGAGGGCAGCTAACCTATCCTCTGTCTCGGAGTACTCTTTACGGGTGGCTTCGCCAGCCCGTGGCGTTCGGCTGACGGGGCTTGACGCGCCCATCACAGCCTCCTCGACCGAGGATAGGTTAGCTGCCCATCACAAATCTGAACTAATCGCCTTATTACATTACCACCTCGACCTCTTCGACCACTACCAGCCAACCCTCGGACGCCCCTACGAAACCTTAAAACGCTTCTTCAAAATCTACATCCGCGACTTCGACGGCGCCAAGGAGCTGCGCGAGCAGTTGATGCACACCACCAGCACCGACGACGTCCGCCAATTACTGGATAATCGATAA
- a CDS encoding UvrD-helicase domain-containing protein has product MPDNSATTAQNSANLPSSITPYAQVLALSIAHTAQEAIDANSTKPLTAWKNKWCEKNAAGEFVLKDFAASEKLSAAIDVYEAYGDVLAERSLFDYDDMILSVIQACESHPELRANLQEQFQFIMVDEFQDTNLAQLRLLFDLAGDEDNPNIMAVGDDDQAIFSFQGADVGNIQRFRQHYHDPKIIVLTDNYRSAADILTAARRVITQGTDRLENTIDGLSKQLTAHASGSGTQVQMQEFTSASEERAGVARQIAEMIKRGEDPAHITVIARHHKELIELLPYLYRQNLMVNYERHDDILEQDIIQALDKLARVVMAIHQNNLDTANSLLPEVIAHPAFGFSALDIWRLSLHAYKNRQLWLESMLANSTFQPFGEWLLERAKDVPNLPLEEQLDKLLGLEMGAGITPIDSVQRTSPERPQTPGAKRGVDRDSSGAHSGRELLQSTGEELSSERRIATIARASSDAWREKRSPSEGSSLNSLAAHYFSPDNLAQNPDAYLTTLESLRTLRQKLRDRTTDATPTLADFLEFIDLHRSTKTRLTHIRPQASALGGAINLMTAHKSKGLEFPHVFVIGAIDSAWGEKVRSRSRLIRYPANLKLQPAGTSYDERLRLFFVAMTRAKTTLTMTYSQTNDAGSDTMIASFLTDHTPTIIPAADTPAAQITVAQTDWSARLSAPITAELKDVLAPTLETYKLSITHLNNFLDVSRGGPQNFLLNNLLRFPSAKSPAASYGTAIHASLQQLHNLLGADHHLPTTERILNYFRTSLEAQHLPPDDFTLYLDKGTAALTAFLDAKSSDFHDTELAELDFAHQGIIVGGARLTGKLDVADIDKHNKTIFVTDYKTGKPSHSWKGASDYEKIKLHKYRQQLMFYQLLVESSRDYSNFSFTGARLQFVEPDMKTGDILSLEDTFSEEELAEFARLIGIVWRKITTLDLPDISGYSADYKGMVQFEDDLLTEAA; this is encoded by the coding sequence GTGCCAGATAACTCTGCGACCACCGCCCAAAACTCTGCCAATCTGCCATCCTCCATCACCCCGTACGCTCAGGTCCTGGCGCTCAGTATCGCCCATACGGCCCAAGAGGCCATCGACGCCAACTCCACCAAACCACTAACTGCCTGGAAAAACAAGTGGTGCGAAAAGAACGCTGCCGGCGAGTTCGTCCTGAAGGATTTTGCCGCCAGCGAGAAATTATCCGCCGCCATTGACGTCTACGAAGCATATGGCGACGTGCTGGCCGAGCGCTCACTGTTTGACTACGACGACATGATTTTGTCGGTCATTCAAGCCTGCGAGTCCCACCCGGAACTACGCGCCAACCTCCAAGAGCAATTTCAGTTCATCATGGTCGACGAATTTCAGGACACCAATCTGGCGCAGCTGCGGCTGCTGTTCGACCTGGCTGGCGACGAGGACAATCCCAACATCATGGCGGTCGGCGACGACGACCAGGCGATTTTCAGTTTTCAGGGCGCGGATGTTGGCAATATCCAGCGCTTCCGCCAGCACTATCACGACCCGAAAATCATCGTACTGACGGACAATTACCGCTCGGCAGCTGACATCCTGACGGCGGCGCGCAGGGTGATTACCCAAGGGACGGACCGCTTAGAAAACACCATTGACGGCTTGTCAAAACAATTGACCGCGCATGCGTCTGGTAGCGGCACCCAGGTTCAGATGCAGGAATTTACCTCGGCGAGCGAGGAGCGGGCAGGGGTGGCCCGGCAAATTGCCGAGATGATCAAACGCGGCGAAGACCCAGCGCACATCACCGTCATCGCCCGCCATCACAAGGAACTGATCGAGCTGCTGCCATACCTGTACCGCCAGAACCTGATGGTCAATTACGAGCGTCACGACGATATTTTAGAGCAGGACATCATTCAGGCGCTGGACAAGCTAGCGCGGGTCGTCATGGCGATTCATCAGAATAACCTGGATACCGCTAACAGCCTACTACCAGAGGTCATCGCCCATCCGGCGTTCGGCTTTTCGGCGCTGGATATCTGGCGATTAAGCCTCCACGCTTATAAAAATCGGCAGCTGTGGCTGGAGAGCATGCTGGCGAACAGCACCTTTCAGCCGTTTGGCGAGTGGCTACTAGAGCGGGCGAAGGACGTACCGAATCTGCCGCTGGAGGAGCAGCTGGATAAGTTGCTAGGGCTAGAGATGGGTGCTGGAATTACTCCAATCGACTCAGTGCAGCGAACATCGCCTGAGCGTCCTCAGACGCCTGGCGCGAAAAGAGGAGTCGATAGGGATAGTTCCGGCGCTCACTCTGGCAGGGAACTCTTGCAATCAACCGGCGAGGAGCTTTCCTCAGAACGCCGTATAGCGACCATCGCCCGAGCGTCCTCAGACGCCTGGCGCGAAAAGAGGAGTCCTAGTGAAGGCTCTTCGCTTAATTCTCTCGCCGCCCACTACTTCTCGCCCGACAACCTCGCTCAAAATCCCGACGCCTACCTGACCACGCTCGAGAGCCTGCGCACGCTGCGCCAAAAATTACGCGACCGCACTACCGACGCGACCCCGACACTGGCGGACTTCCTGGAATTCATCGACCTGCACCGCTCGACCAAAACCCGCCTGACACACATCCGCCCCCAGGCCAGCGCCCTCGGCGGCGCCATCAACCTGATGACCGCCCACAAATCCAAAGGCCTAGAATTCCCGCACGTTTTCGTCATCGGGGCAATCGACAGCGCGTGGGGCGAGAAAGTCCGCTCGCGCTCGCGGCTGATTCGCTATCCCGCCAACCTCAAACTCCAGCCCGCCGGCACTAGCTACGACGAGCGGCTGCGGCTATTCTTCGTGGCGATGACCCGCGCCAAAACCACCCTGACCATGACCTATTCCCAGACCAACGACGCCGGCAGCGACACCATGATCGCCAGCTTCCTGACCGACCACACGCCGACGATTATCCCCGCTGCCGACACGCCCGCAGCGCAAATTACCGTGGCGCAAACCGACTGGAGCGCGCGGCTGAGCGCGCCGATTACCGCGGAGCTCAAGGATGTACTGGCGCCGACCTTAGAAACCTACAAACTTTCCATCACGCATCTCAATAATTTCCTCGACGTCTCGCGCGGCGGCCCGCAGAACTTTTTGTTGAATAATCTGCTGCGTTTTCCGTCCGCCAAAAGCCCCGCCGCCAGTTACGGCACCGCCATTCACGCTAGTCTCCAGCAGCTGCACAACCTGCTAGGCGCCGACCACCACCTGCCGACCACCGAGCGCATCCTCAACTATTTCCGCACATCGCTCGAGGCCCAGCACCTACCACCCGACGATTTCACGCTATATCTGGACAAAGGCACGGCGGCATTGACGGCGTTTCTGGACGCCAAATCGTCCGATTTTCATGACACCGAGCTGGCGGAACTCGATTTCGCTCATCAAGGCATCATCGTTGGCGGCGCGCGCCTGACCGGCAAGCTGGACGTCGCCGATATTGATAAGCATAATAAGACCATCTTTGTGACCGATTACAAGACCGGCAAGCCGTCGCACTCCTGGAAGGGCGCGTCAGATTACGAAAAAATCAAGCTCCACAAATACCGCCAGCAGCTGATGTTTTATCAACTCTTGGTGGAGTCCTCACGCGATTATAGCAATTTCAGCTTCACCGGTGCCCGCCTGCAGTTCGTCGAGCCGGATATGAAAACTGGCGATATCCTCAGCCTGGAAGACACATTCTCTGAGGAAGAATTGGCTGAATTCGCCCGGCTCATCGGCATCGTCTGGCGGAAAATCACTACCCTGGACCTACCAGATATCTCTGGGTATTCAGCAGATTATAAGGGGATGGTGCAGTTTGAGGATGATTTGTTAACAGAGGCGGCGTAG
- a CDS encoding UvrD-helicase domain-containing protein, whose amino-acid sequence MDFDTRYATLNANQRQAVDYIHGSLLVIAGPGTGKTELLSMRTAQILRQTDTLPDSILCLTFTESGAANMRQRLRQIIGEDAYKIAIHTFHSFGTEIINQHREYFFHGADAQPADELTQHQIVTGILEGLDWRNPLSVKNNSEFVYTTS is encoded by the coding sequence ATGGACTTTGACACGCGCTACGCCACGCTGAACGCCAATCAGCGCCAGGCGGTCGATTATATTCACGGCTCGCTCCTGGTGATCGCCGGGCCGGGCACGGGCAAGACCGAGCTGCTGAGCATGCGCACCGCCCAGATTTTGCGCCAGACCGACACGCTGCCGGACAGTATTTTGTGCCTGACATTTACCGAGAGCGGCGCCGCCAACATGCGCCAGCGCCTGCGCCAGATCATCGGCGAGGATGCGTATAAAATCGCCATTCACACCTTTCACAGCTTCGGCACGGAGATTATCAATCAGCACCGGGAATATTTTTTTCACGGCGCTGACGCTCAGCCAGCGGATGAATTGACGCAGCACCAAATCGTGACGGGGATTCTGGAGGGGCTTGATTGGCGTAATCCGCTGAGCGTTAAAAATAACAGCGAATTCGTCTACACAACGAGCTAA